From Candidatus Atelocyanobacterium thalassa isolate ALOHA, a single genomic window includes:
- the radA gene encoding DNA repair protein RadA, whose amino-acid sequence MAKKRNVYVCNICGTESVQWFGKCESCQTYGSLEEKIVVTPSSSDNILRRERSLYSNKENNSRATPKPNISNYFDEIVDNEKMQFQSGYDELDRVLGGGVVPGSLVLIGGDPGIGKSTLLLQVANKLAQKLPRILYISAEESAQQIKLRASRLMMLGTEEKHIERKELERCNRKNLFILSETNLEEILRELESLQPQVAIIDSIQTLYLSTLNSAPGSVSQVKECTSVLMRLAKRDNITLLIVGHVTKEGAIAGPRVLEHLVDTVLYFEGDRYASHRVLRSVKNRFGATHEIGIFEMIESGLVEVKNPSELFMGNQNELVPGTAIVVACEGTRPLVVELQALVSPTSYPSPRRSTTGIAYSRLQQILAVLEKRVGIPLSKLDVYVSSTGGLGVEEPAADLGIAIAITASVKDKVIIPNTILIGEVGLGGQVRSVPQLELRLKEAVKLGFTRAIVPNSKNYTFNVNLKVIPVGKVTDAINAAFSS is encoded by the coding sequence ATGGCTAAGAAAAGAAACGTATATGTATGCAATATCTGTGGAACAGAATCTGTTCAATGGTTCGGCAAGTGTGAATCTTGTCAAACTTATGGAAGCTTAGAAGAAAAAATTGTTGTAACACCAAGTTCTTCTGACAATATTTTAAGAAGAGAAAGATCGTTATATTCGAATAAAGAAAATAATTCTAGAGCTACTCCAAAACCAAATATTTCAAATTATTTCGATGAAATTGTAGATAATGAGAAAATGCAGTTTCAATCTGGGTATGATGAATTAGACAGAGTCTTAGGTGGAGGAGTTGTTCCAGGTTCTTTAGTTTTAATTGGCGGCGATCCTGGTATTGGAAAATCAACTCTTTTATTACAAGTGGCTAATAAATTAGCTCAAAAGTTACCTCGCATCTTATACATTTCTGCAGAAGAATCGGCACAACAAATCAAATTACGTGCTTCCCGCCTAATGATGCTAGGCACTGAAGAAAAACACATAGAGAGAAAAGAACTAGAACGATGTAATCGTAAAAATCTTTTCATTTTATCAGAAACCAATCTAGAAGAGATTCTTAGGGAACTAGAATCTTTACAGCCTCAAGTAGCTATTATCGATAGTATTCAAACTTTATACCTTTCAACGTTAAATTCAGCCCCTGGCTCCGTTTCTCAAGTGAAGGAATGTACCTCAGTATTAATGAGATTGGCAAAAAGAGATAATATTACTTTGCTCATTGTTGGTCATGTAACAAAAGAAGGAGCTATAGCTGGTCCTAGAGTATTAGAGCATTTAGTAGACACAGTATTGTATTTTGAAGGAGATAGATATGCTTCTCATCGTGTCTTAAGATCAGTTAAAAATCGTTTTGGTGCTACTCATGAGATTGGTATTTTTGAAATGATTGAAAGTGGCTTGGTAGAAGTCAAAAATCCTTCAGAATTATTTATGGGAAATCAAAATGAACTTGTACCGGGAACAGCTATTGTTGTTGCCTGTGAAGGTACTCGTCCTCTAGTCGTAGAATTACAAGCTCTAGTTAGCCCAACTAGCTATCCTTCTCCCCGTCGTTCTACAACAGGCATAGCATATAGTCGATTACAGCAAATATTGGCAGTGTTAGAAAAAAGGGTAGGAATTCCTTTATCTAAGTTAGATGTATATGTTTCTTCTACAGGAGGTTTAGGTGTTGAAGAACCTGCAGCAGACTTAGGGATAGCAATTGCTATTACTGCTAGCGTTAAAGATAAAGTAATTATTCCAAATACTATATTAATTGGTGAAGTGGGATTAGGAGGCCAAGTTCGTTCAGTACCACAATTAGAATTACGTTTAAAAGAAGCTGTTAAATTAGGATTTACAAGAGCGATTGTTCCGAATAGTAAGAATTATACTTTTAATGTTAATTTAAAAGTTATCCCTGTAGGAAAAGTAACTGATGCTATTAATGCTGCTTTTTCATCTTAA
- a CDS encoding LptA/OstA family protein: MFSTPTTFTKYVSKALRLTFPIIIGILTIEISSYKTFAQTSALNNPLTVRSDIQEANSETGVVTARGNVQFFYPARKIQGTSAQAQYFSRERRLVLTGNVYVLQEGNSMRSETMTYLIDEGRFIATPESAQQVESIYLVTETENNIPQKTPISPSSQMEKNFPNF, encoded by the coding sequence ATGTTTTCTACACCTACTACATTCACTAAATATGTATCAAAAGCACTAAGGCTTACCTTTCCTATTATTATTGGTATACTTACGATAGAAATCAGTTCATATAAGACTTTTGCTCAAACATCTGCGTTGAATAATCCTTTGACTGTCCGTTCTGATATTCAAGAAGCAAACTCTGAAACTGGTGTTGTAACAGCTAGAGGAAATGTTCAATTTTTTTATCCTGCTCGTAAAATTCAGGGGACATCTGCCCAAGCTCAATACTTTAGCCGAGAGCGGCGTTTAGTCTTGACAGGTAACGTTTATGTTCTCCAGGAAGGAAATAGCATGAGATCTGAAACCATGACATATCTAATTGATGAAGGACGATTTATTGCAACTCCAGAATCAGCTCAACAAGTAGAATCAATATATTTAGTTACTGAAACTGAAAATAACATTCCACAAAAGACTCCAATTAGTCCATCTTCTCAGATGGAAAAAAATTTCCCCAATTTCTGA
- the lptB gene encoding LPS export ABC transporter ATP-binding protein, translating into MTLILENIHKTYGKRNIVNRVNIRVAPGEIVGLLGPNGAGKTTTFYIATGLIKPDKGKVWLYQQEVTSLPLHKRARLGIGYMTQQPSIFRYLTVQENIQVALEQTNITFKQRTQRLHGLLKEFRLEKIAHTKGSQISGGERRRTELARSLAMGKKGPDFLLLDEPFAGVDPIAVSEIQAMIAQLQERQMGILITDHNVRETLAITNRAYIMRDGEILAAGSAEELYSNSLVRQYYLGENFQI; encoded by the coding sequence ATGACATTGATTTTAGAGAATATACATAAAACCTATGGAAAGCGCAATATTGTCAACCGGGTTAACATTAGAGTAGCGCCTGGCGAAATTGTTGGATTACTTGGTCCTAATGGTGCAGGTAAAACTACTACTTTTTACATAGCAACAGGTTTGATTAAACCTGACAAAGGAAAAGTATGGTTATACCAACAAGAGGTTACTTCTTTACCTTTGCATAAAAGAGCACGTTTAGGTATTGGTTACATGACTCAACAGCCTAGTATTTTTAGGTATCTTACTGTTCAAGAAAATATTCAAGTTGCTCTTGAACAAACAAATATTACTTTTAAACAAAGAACACAACGTCTTCATGGTTTACTTAAAGAGTTTCGCTTAGAAAAAATTGCTCATACGAAAGGATCTCAAATATCAGGAGGAGAGAGGCGGAGAACAGAATTGGCACGTTCCTTAGCTATGGGAAAGAAAGGCCCAGATTTTCTACTATTAGATGAACCCTTCGCCGGGGTTGATCCCATTGCTGTTTCGGAAATTCAAGCTATGATTGCTCAGTTACAAGAACGTCAAATGGGGATTCTAATTACTGATCATAATGTACGTGAAACTCTTGCTATAACTAATCGAGCTTATATTATGCGTGATGGCGAAATCCTAGCAGCTGGAAGTGCTGAAGAATTATACAGTAATTCCTTAGTACGACAATATTACTTGGGAGAAAACTTCCAAATCTAA
- a CDS encoding LptF/LptG family permease gives MKIKIPSLSVVDRYLFLELLSPFLFGMGIFTSLGLSIGTLFDLVRRVTESGLVLTVAFQILLLKIPGFLSLAFPMAILLAALMAYSRLSSDSEIIALRSLGVGIYRLVIPVVIFGFIVTGCAFVVNDWIAPAATHKAAIILEEAVSQKRPDFKRHNIVYPEYKTVKGKNGQESTMLTRLFHAEEYNGEEMKGLTILDRTQEGVNQIVTSESATWNISSNTWDFFNGTIYLIAPDGSYRNIVRFQHQQLALPRAPLDLADRRQNFTEMTISETREYLKAVQFSGNEKRIRKVKVRLQEKYAMPFVCLIFGLVGASIGVKPQNTNRATSFGVCVGLIFGYYILAFMSTSLGIWGILTPFLGAWLPNIVGLGAGGLLLVQSASLK, from the coding sequence ATGAAAATAAAGATTCCTAGCTTATCAGTTGTAGATCGTTATTTATTTTTAGAGCTATTATCACCGTTTCTCTTTGGAATGGGAATTTTCACTTCCTTAGGCTTGTCTATTGGAACTTTGTTTGATTTAGTACGCCGAGTAACAGAATCAGGATTAGTTTTAACAGTTGCTTTTCAGATTTTACTATTAAAAATCCCAGGTTTCCTGAGCTTAGCTTTTCCTATGGCTATATTACTTGCAGCTCTAATGGCCTATAGTCGATTATCTAGTGATAGTGAAATTATTGCTTTGCGTAGTCTAGGAGTAGGAATATATCGCTTAGTTATTCCCGTAGTTATTTTTGGTTTTATAGTAACAGGATGTGCATTCGTAGTTAATGACTGGATAGCTCCTGCTGCAACTCATAAAGCAGCTATAATCCTAGAAGAAGCTGTTAGTCAAAAACGTCCTGATTTTAAAAGACACAATATTGTTTATCCAGAATATAAAACTGTTAAGGGTAAAAATGGTCAGGAGTCAACCATGTTAACTCGACTATTTCACGCTGAAGAATATAATGGTGAAGAGATGAAAGGTTTGACTATCTTAGATAGAACGCAAGAAGGTGTTAATCAAATTGTTACTTCTGAATCTGCAACTTGGAACATTTCGAGTAATACTTGGGACTTCTTTAATGGCACCATTTATCTTATTGCTCCAGACGGCTCATACCGCAATATTGTACGTTTTCAACACCAACAGTTAGCACTACCTAGAGCTCCTTTAGATCTGGCGGATCGCAGACAAAATTTCACTGAAATGACCATATCAGAGACAAGAGAATATCTTAAAGCGGTTCAATTTAGTGGTAATGAAAAACGTATTAGAAAAGTAAAAGTACGATTACAAGAGAAATATGCTATGCCTTTCGTTTGCTTGATTTTTGGCTTAGTTGGTGCCTCTATTGGAGTTAAACCTCAAAATACCAATAGAGCAACTAGTTTTGGAGTATGCGTAGGACTAATTTTTGGATACTATATCCTTGCTTTTATGAGCACTTCGTTAGGTATTTGGGGTATTCTTACTCCTTTTTTAGGAGCTTGGCTACCTAATATTGTTGGATTAGGTGCAGGTGGTTTATTGTTAGTTCAATCAGCAAGTTTAAAATAA
- a CDS encoding type 1 glutamine amidotransferase yields the protein MSQALTLNIGWLYPNLMSTYGDRGNVICLQRRCQWRNILVNIVPLDQKVNASCFSQMDIIVGGGAQDRQQEIVMRDLRGAKAEMLKFKLDQGTPGVFTCASPQLLGHYYESSSGQRINGLGLLDIVTKHSGSKISRCVGNMVFQITASPLVEDIKEISGKNPVIIGFENHGGRTYLGNVQPLGKIILGYGNNGEDGYEGVFYRNAIATYSHGPLLAKNSFIADWLIKTALKEKYQKDIKLANIDDDLEKQARKVILKKLKLSSSM from the coding sequence ATGTCCCAGGCACTAACACTAAATATCGGTTGGCTATATCCTAATTTAATGAGTACGTACGGTGATCGAGGTAATGTCATCTGTTTACAGCGACGTTGCCAGTGGAGAAATATACTAGTTAATATTGTTCCTCTTGATCAAAAAGTTAATGCATCTTGTTTTTCTCAAATGGATATAATTGTTGGCGGAGGAGCTCAAGATCGTCAACAAGAAATTGTCATGAGAGACCTCAGAGGAGCCAAAGCAGAAATGCTTAAGTTTAAATTAGACCAAGGTACCCCTGGAGTTTTTACCTGTGCTTCTCCTCAGCTTTTAGGTCATTATTATGAGTCTTCTTCTGGTCAACGAATTAATGGATTAGGATTACTAGATATAGTTACCAAACATTCTGGCTCAAAAATATCTCGTTGTGTTGGTAATATGGTATTTCAGATTACAGCATCTCCTTTGGTAGAAGATATTAAAGAAATTTCAGGTAAAAATCCTGTTATTATAGGCTTTGAAAACCATGGTGGACGCACTTATCTAGGTAATGTTCAACCTTTAGGAAAAATAATATTAGGATACGGAAATAATGGAGAAGATGGATATGAAGGGGTATTTTATCGTAATGCGATTGCAACTTACTCACATGGTCCACTACTAGCTAAAAATTCATTTATTGCTGATTGGCTAATAAAAACAGCATTAAAAGAAAAGTATCAAAAAGATATAAAATTAGCAAATATTGATGATGACTTAGAAAAACAAGCAAGAAAAGTTATTCTTAAAAAACTAAAATTATCTTCTAGTATGTAA
- a CDS encoding glutamyl-tRNA reductase, with protein MNIAVVGLSHKTAPVEVREKLSIQETKVEEAIIHLRSYPHIEEVAVISTCNRLEVYAVLTDTEKGVIEIIQFLSETSHIPLGYLRRHLFILLYQDAVRHLFRVAAGLESLVLGEGQILAQVKTTYKLAQKYKGIGRLLDRLFKQAITSGKRVRSQTNIGTGAVSISSAAVELSITKIDNLTNRQVTVIGAGKMARLLVKHLLAKGAASINVVNRSKLRAEELAQKFPTAQLTLVPFEEMMTAVKNSHIIFTSTAASQPILHRENLQEVVSTQEKLMLFDISVPRNVATNVQEMDFVEVYNVDDLKAVVAKNHSSRQRMALEAEKLLEEELETFELWCHSLEAVPTISCLRTKIEGIREQELEKALSRLGVEFAEKHQEVVEALTRGIVNKILHEPMVQLRAQQDIEARQRCLQSLQMLFDLEIEIEKQFS; from the coding sequence ATGAATATCGCAGTAGTAGGCTTAAGTCATAAAACTGCTCCAGTCGAAGTTCGAGAAAAATTAAGTATTCAAGAAACTAAAGTTGAAGAAGCAATAATTCATTTACGAAGCTATCCACATATAGAAGAAGTAGCCGTTATTAGTACTTGTAATCGTTTAGAAGTTTATGCAGTATTAACTGATACAGAAAAAGGGGTTATAGAGATTATTCAATTTCTTTCTGAGACTAGTCATATACCTTTAGGATATCTTAGACGTCACCTTTTTATATTACTTTATCAAGACGCAGTACGTCACTTGTTCAGAGTAGCTGCAGGACTTGAGAGTTTGGTTTTAGGGGAAGGACAAATTTTAGCTCAAGTAAAAACTACTTATAAATTAGCTCAAAAATATAAAGGAATTGGTAGATTATTAGATCGTTTGTTTAAACAAGCAATAACCTCTGGCAAGAGGGTTCGTAGCCAAACCAACATAGGTACTGGAGCTGTATCAATAAGTTCTGCTGCAGTTGAACTATCAATTACTAAAATAGATAACTTAACAAATCGGCAAGTTACAGTTATCGGTGCAGGAAAAATGGCACGCTTATTAGTTAAACACCTTTTAGCAAAAGGTGCAGCTTCTATTAATGTTGTTAATCGCTCTAAACTTAGAGCAGAAGAGTTAGCTCAAAAGTTTCCCACAGCTCAGTTAACATTAGTTCCTTTTGAAGAGATGATGACAGCCGTAAAAAACTCACACATTATTTTTACTAGTACTGCAGCTAGTCAGCCAATTTTGCATCGCGAAAATCTACAAGAGGTTGTATCTACGCAAGAAAAATTAATGTTATTTGACATTTCTGTTCCTCGAAATGTAGCAACAAATGTACAAGAGATGGATTTTGTAGAAGTTTATAATGTAGATGACTTAAAGGCAGTAGTGGCGAAAAATCACTCTAGCCGTCAACGGATGGCATTAGAAGCAGAAAAGCTATTAGAAGAAGAATTAGAAACTTTTGAGTTATGGTGCCATTCTTTAGAAGCAGTTCCAACTATCAGCTGCTTGAGAACTAAAATTGAGGGTATTAGAGAACAGGAACTTGAAAAAGCTCTATCTCGCTTAGGAGTTGAGTTTGCAGAAAAACACCAAGAAGTAGTTGAAGCTTTAACGAGGGGAATAGTAAATAAAATTTTACATGAACCTATGGTTCAGCTACGCGCTCAACAAGATATTGAAGCTCGACAAAGATGCTTACAATCTTTGCAAATGTTATTCGATCTAGAAATTGAAATCGAAAAACAATTTAGCTAA
- the hemJ gene encoding protoporphyrinogen oxidase HemJ codes for MEYYWFKAFHIIGVVVWFAGLFYLVRLFVYHAEANEEQEPKRTILKNQYMLMEKRLYNIITTPGMFLTVIMAMGIVSTDKTVLQSWWLHIKLLFVGLLVIYHYYCGRIIKQLEQDTCLWTGKQFRMLNEAPTILLVSIVLLVIFKDNLPLDYVTLLLIMVTILMVVSIQLYAKKRRLSKESKV; via the coding sequence ATGGAATATTATTGGTTTAAAGCTTTTCATATAATTGGTGTTGTAGTTTGGTTTGCCGGGTTATTTTATTTAGTACGTTTGTTTGTATACCATGCTGAAGCTAATGAAGAACAAGAGCCGAAAAGGACTATTCTTAAAAATCAATATATGTTGATGGAGAAGCGTCTTTACAATATTATTACAACTCCAGGTATGTTCTTGACAGTAATAATGGCAATGGGAATAGTTTCTACAGACAAAACTGTCTTACAATCCTGGTGGCTACATATTAAGTTGCTATTCGTTGGACTACTTGTAATTTATCATTATTACTGTGGGAGAATAATCAAACAATTAGAGCAAGATACCTGTTTGTGGACAGGAAAACAATTTAGGATGCTAAATGAAGCTCCTACTATTTTGTTAGTCTCTATAGTTTTATTAGTTATATTTAAAGATAATTTGCCACTTGATTACGTTACTTTACTACTAATAATGGTAACAATCTTAATGGTAGTATCTATTCAATTATATGCAAAGAAAAGACGGCTTTCTAAAGAAAGTAAAGTATAG
- a CDS encoding lysophospholipid acyltransferase family protein, with protein sequence MENNSFKKRESILSFILYHLLKILIVHPLFLTYFRGKVYGQENIPKGKPVIVISNHSSYLDPPLISSCMNRPVAFMAKEELFKIPLLAQAIRLCGAYPVKRETGDRGAIKSAINALKNGWLVGIFLQGTRTKDGSIDKPKLGAAMIANRTQALLLPISLWGTHEILKKGSFFPISVPLTIRIGKPVEPPQSNKRKELEEVTQKCADRINQLNSLGR encoded by the coding sequence ATGGAAAATAATAGTTTTAAAAAAAGAGAATCCATTCTAAGCTTTATACTATATCATCTTTTAAAAATTTTAATAGTCCATCCTCTTTTTCTAACTTATTTCCGCGGGAAAGTATATGGACAGGAGAATATTCCTAAAGGAAAACCAGTTATTGTAATAAGCAATCATTCTAGTTATTTGGATCCCCCTCTTATTTCTTCATGTATGAATAGGCCTGTAGCCTTTATGGCTAAAGAAGAATTGTTTAAAATTCCTTTGTTAGCACAAGCAATCCGTTTATGTGGGGCTTATCCTGTTAAGAGAGAAACTGGCGACCGTGGTGCAATTAAATCAGCGATAAATGCATTAAAAAACGGTTGGCTGGTGGGTATTTTTTTACAAGGAACTCGTACTAAGGACGGAAGTATTGACAAACCAAAGCTTGGAGCTGCAATGATTGCAAATAGAACTCAAGCTCTTTTGCTACCCATATCTTTGTGGGGAACTCATGAAATTTTAAAAAAAGGTTCTTTCTTTCCTATTTCTGTACCTTTAACTATTCGTATTGGAAAACCTGTTGAACCTCCACAATCAAATAAACGCAAAGAGCTGGAAGAAGTTACCCAGAAATGTGCTGATCGAATTAATCAGTTAAATAGTCTAGGACGCTAA
- a CDS encoding S8 family serine peptidase has product MRQTFTWFISSLTTITIVAAPCWSLDKSVRNLGIDADYLHKKPYNLTGQKIAIGQVEIGRPGKFGFDKIVNWNPNFQLAGIYYQNKIAKANSNLDNHAAMVAAVMISKDKKLRGVAPNAKLYSSAVGALKGSGQPQECLTSQHIAQQNGGDLRAINFSFGESLEQDHQKDYKLDGSSLLTQCIDWSSRVHNTLYVIAGNQGQGGIPIPTDHYNGITTAYTTKQEGIYKKVDFTNLSALPIGVGRSLIKREINFGKRRAINLVAPGGKVSIYDLSGTIQNVSGTSFAAPHITASVALLQEFGDRQLKYKKPNWSLDSRRHEVSKAVLLNSADKLQDNGDGYLLNMTRTIFSKSHYNWLQSEAYHNPEIPVDIQMGIGQLNVLRAYQQFSAGQWKPNNLVSSIGWDYGSVTKNNSRDYSISKPLHKNTYISITLVWDRLTELNDKNANQKYDLGESFNNKGLNNLDIFLMPTKANNISQSICSSVSRVDNLEHIFCTIPKTDYYKIRVQYTKQINRPYQPYALAWWGVSD; this is encoded by the coding sequence ATGAGGCAAACTTTTACATGGTTTATCAGTAGCCTAACAACAATTACTATAGTTGCAGCGCCTTGCTGGAGTCTAGATAAATCAGTAAGAAACTTAGGAATTGACGCTGATTATTTGCATAAGAAACCATATAATTTGACTGGGCAAAAAATTGCTATTGGCCAGGTAGAAATTGGACGGCCAGGAAAATTTGGCTTCGACAAAATTGTAAACTGGAATCCTAACTTTCAGTTAGCAGGTATTTATTATCAAAATAAAATTGCTAAAGCAAATAGTAATTTAGATAACCATGCCGCAATGGTCGCAGCTGTCATGATAAGTAAAGATAAAAAATTACGTGGAGTCGCCCCTAACGCTAAATTGTATTCGTCAGCTGTAGGAGCTCTAAAAGGTAGTGGACAGCCTCAGGAATGTCTTACTAGTCAACATATAGCGCAACAAAATGGGGGAGATTTACGAGCGATTAATTTTAGTTTTGGTGAATCTTTAGAGCAAGATCATCAAAAAGATTACAAATTAGATGGTAGCTCTCTCTTAACACAATGTATTGATTGGTCATCACGAGTACATAATACACTATACGTTATTGCTGGTAATCAAGGACAGGGAGGAATACCAATTCCTACAGATCACTACAATGGTATTACTACTGCTTATACAACTAAACAAGAAGGTATTTATAAGAAAGTCGATTTTACTAATCTAAGTGCTCTTCCTATAGGTGTTGGACGTAGCTTAATTAAAAGAGAAATTAACTTCGGTAAAAGAAGAGCAATTAATTTAGTTGCCCCAGGGGGGAAAGTCTCAATTTATGATCTTTCTGGTACTATACAAAACGTTAGTGGAACTAGCTTTGCCGCACCTCATATAACGGCATCTGTTGCTTTATTGCAAGAGTTTGGTGATCGTCAATTAAAGTATAAAAAACCTAATTGGAGTCTAGATTCTCGTCGTCATGAAGTTAGTAAAGCTGTATTATTAAATTCTGCAGATAAATTACAAGATAATGGTGATGGCTATTTGCTGAATATGACGAGAACAATATTCAGCAAATCACACTATAATTGGTTGCAGTCTGAAGCTTATCATAATCCTGAAATTCCTGTTGATATACAAATGGGTATAGGACAACTCAATGTTTTAAGAGCTTATCAACAATTTAGTGCTGGACAATGGAAGCCGAATAATCTTGTATCATCTATAGGGTGGGATTACGGCAGTGTTACAAAGAACAATAGTCGAGATTATAGTATTTCAAAGCCTTTACACAAAAATACCTATATTTCCATTACTTTGGTGTGGGATCGTTTGACAGAATTAAATGATAAAAATGCAAATCAAAAATATGACTTAGGAGAAAGTTTTAACAATAAAGGATTAAATAATCTTGATATTTTTTTAATGCCTACAAAAGCCAATAATATATCTCAGAGTATTTGTTCTTCTGTAAGCCGAGTTGATAATTTGGAACATATTTTTTGTACTATTCCAAAAACAGACTACTACAAAATACGAGTACAATATACAAAACAAATTAATAGACCATATCAGCCATATGCCCTTGCTTGGTGGGGCGTATCAGATTAA
- the trmB gene encoding tRNA (guanosine(46)-N7)-methyltransferase TrmB: protein MARTRIRQHVNPLSIKYTKPISLPDWNRIYINANNPLHLDIGCARGKFLIKMALLYPDINFLGIEIREALVVEANENCNHLQLPNLYFLFCNINTHIEELLKSFHLGILNCVSIQFPDPWFKRSHQKRRVTQADLVCTISSNLSSNGHIFLQSDIQSITNEMKEEFMKNSSVYEHGENADLTSNYFTVLTEREASTLNKNKLVYRALLQSAHDHN, encoded by the coding sequence TTGGCAAGAACACGCATTCGTCAACACGTCAACCCATTAAGCATAAAATATACAAAACCTATATCCCTACCTGATTGGAATAGAATATATATTAATGCAAACAATCCTTTACACTTAGACATAGGGTGTGCGAGAGGAAAGTTTTTGATAAAAATGGCTCTTCTTTATCCGGATATTAATTTTTTAGGTATAGAAATCAGAGAAGCTTTAGTTGTAGAGGCTAATGAAAATTGCAATCACCTTCAATTACCTAATTTATATTTTTTATTTTGTAATATCAATACACATATTGAAGAGTTGCTAAAATCTTTTCATCTAGGAATATTAAATTGTGTTAGTATTCAATTTCCAGATCCTTGGTTTAAACGCAGTCATCAAAAAAGACGAGTAACGCAAGCTGATTTAGTATGTACAATTAGTAGTAATTTAAGTAGTAATGGACATATTTTTTTACAATCAGATATTCAATCAATAACTAACGAAATGAAAGAAGAATTTATGAAAAATTCATCTGTATATGAACATGGCGAAAATGCTGATTTAACGAGTAATTACTTTACTGTTTTGACAGAGAGAGAAGCTTCAACACTAAATAAAAACAAATTAGTTTATAGAGCTTTATTACAATCAGCACATGATCACAATTAA
- a CDS encoding L,D-transpeptidase has translation MNSTFSLFAFTFILTSQNLTLLGEDTTISKQSEIIISRIKNPISIIALTEDKAMASHISINLKERRVYVYQNSEVIKSYKVAIGKKGWETPKGNFAVMEMVENPQWKNPWNGRISAAGPNSPLGERWIAFSQQDGKYVGFHGTAGEHSMGKAVSHGCVRMRNQDVKELYELVSLGIPVVVQ, from the coding sequence ATGAATTCTACTTTTTCTTTATTTGCATTCACTTTCATACTGACTAGCCAAAATTTAACACTGCTAGGTGAAGATACTACAATCTCAAAACAGTCTGAAATAATTATTTCTAGAATTAAAAATCCAATTAGCATAATTGCTTTAACAGAAGATAAGGCAATGGCTAGTCATATTAGTATTAATTTAAAAGAACGCCGCGTTTATGTTTATCAAAATAGTGAAGTTATAAAAAGTTATAAAGTAGCTATTGGTAAAAAAGGATGGGAAACTCCAAAAGGAAATTTTGCTGTAATGGAGATGGTAGAGAATCCTCAATGGAAAAATCCTTGGAATGGTAGGATTAGTGCTGCTGGACCTAATAGTCCTTTAGGAGAGCGGTGGATAGCTTTTAGCCAGCAAGACGGTAAATACGTTGGGTTTCATGGAACTGCAGGAGAACATTCTATGGGTAAAGCTGTTTCTCACGGATGTGTAAGAATGAGAAATCAGGATGTCAAAGAATTATATGAACTTGTAAGCCTAGGAATACCTGTCGTTGTTCAATAA